A stretch of the Nicotiana tabacum cultivar K326 chromosome 6, ASM71507v2, whole genome shotgun sequence genome encodes the following:
- the LOC107793632 gene encoding acid phosphatase 1, with the protein MKVILFLLFIANGAAAPAPVPQINCLSWRMAVETNNIRDWKTVPVQCKSYVSEYMTSQQYRDDCNAVVIAAIQYAKTLNVSKEGKDLWVFNIDETTLSNVPYYSRPEVGFGATKSSGKKFESWIKEGKSPAVPGVLLLYKILLDLGIKPIFITDTKEEFRQLRIANLKKAGYHSWFKFICKGKNDSELYSEHKGNWKTQKRAELVKAGYRLVGNLGGWDDIIVDFLLRTFKMPNPMYYF; encoded by the exons ATGAAGGTcattctcttcctcctctttATAGCTAATGGAGCAGCAGCTCCAGCGCCTGTTCCTCAAATCAATTGTTTGAGCTGGCGTATGGCGGTTGAAACCAACAACATCCGTGACTGGAAAACAGTACCCGTTCAATGCAAAAGCTACGTGAGCGAGTACATGACTAGCCAGCAATACCGCGACGATTGTAACGCCGTGGTCATCGCTGCTATTCAGTACGCCAAGACCCTTAACGTTTCCAAAGAAGGCAAGGACCTTTGGGTCTTCAATATAGATGAAACCACGCTCTCTAATGTTCCGTATTATTCTCGTCCTGAAGTCGGCTTTGG GGCAACAAAATCAAGCGGGAAGAAGTTTGAGTCATGgattaaagaaggaaaatcaCCGGCAGTGCCAGGTGTTCTGTTACTGTATAAAATATTGTTGGATTTGGGTATTAAACCAATCTTTATTACGGacacaaaggaagaattcagacAACTGAGAATTGCAAACCTAAAGAAAGCTGGCTACCATTCTTGGTTCAAGTTCATTTGCAA GGGAAAAAATGATTCAGAATTATATTCAGAACATAAAGGTAACTGGAAAACTCAGAAAAGGGCAGAATTGGTGAAAGCTGGATACAGACTTGTTGGCAACTTAGGAGGATGGGATGATATTATTGTAGACTTCTTGTTGCGCACTTTCAAAATGCCGAATCCCATGTACTACTTTTAA